From the genome of Brevibacterium sp. JSBI002, one region includes:
- a CDS encoding ABC transporter ATP-binding protein, producing MSVPSAHHLMYSSVKSKKTPETRIQPGIYKRIAGYATRHKRKLIIFLLLSVLTAGIGVLNPVLAGDVVNAITGGGPVSTVVWLAVAIGGLAIADAAISITNRYLSSRIGEGLIFDLRTAVYDHVQSMPIAFFSRTRTGALVSRLNTDVIGAQRAFSNTLSGIVSNFVSLALTVGVMVTISWQVTVLSILLLPLFIIPTRMLSGKLASLQFEAANNSADMSTRMTERFSAAGATLVKLFGNPRQENEEFADRAGQVRDIGVKVAMLQSTFVSSLTLVSALALALVYGVGGAQAVVGNLNAGQVVTLALLLTRLYTPLTMLANARLDIQSAVVSFQRVFEILDLVPYFKEPSQPKALPAGGLDVQFDHVDFAYPSASQVSLASLEDVSVLDTRGGDQVLHDLSFTIPAGHTVALVGSSGAGKSTIASLLPRLYDVTGGTITIGGVDVRDLSFADLREAVGVVTQDGHVFHESIRANLALVNPDATEEQMLDAIERAQLRSVIDALPDGLDTVVGERGYRLSGGERQRLTIARMLLASPEIVVLDEATSALDSTNEAAIQRALAQAMHGRTAMVIAHRLSTIRQADTILVVEAGRIIEKGTHDELVGRGGRYAELYATQFASS from the coding sequence ATGAGCGTGCCATCCGCACATCACCTCATGTACTCCTCGGTCAAGAGCAAGAAGACCCCCGAGACGCGCATCCAACCGGGCATCTACAAGCGAATCGCCGGGTATGCGACCCGGCACAAGCGCAAACTCATCATCTTCCTGCTGCTGTCCGTGCTCACCGCGGGCATCGGCGTCCTCAACCCGGTGCTCGCCGGCGACGTCGTCAACGCGATCACCGGAGGCGGCCCTGTCTCCACGGTCGTGTGGCTGGCCGTGGCCATCGGCGGGTTGGCCATCGCCGATGCGGCCATCTCGATCACGAACCGGTACCTGTCCTCACGGATCGGTGAGGGACTCATCTTCGATCTGCGCACGGCCGTCTACGATCACGTCCAGTCGATGCCGATCGCATTCTTCAGCCGCACCCGCACCGGCGCCCTGGTCTCCCGGCTGAATACGGACGTCATCGGTGCGCAGCGAGCGTTCTCGAACACCCTGTCCGGCATCGTGTCGAACTTCGTCTCCCTGGCCCTGACCGTCGGCGTCATGGTCACGATCTCCTGGCAGGTGACCGTGCTGTCGATCCTGCTGCTGCCGCTGTTCATCATCCCCACCCGAATGCTCAGCGGGAAGCTCGCATCCCTGCAGTTCGAAGCGGCCAACAACTCCGCAGACATGTCGACCCGCATGACCGAGCGCTTCTCCGCCGCCGGTGCCACCCTGGTCAAACTCTTCGGCAATCCCCGCCAGGAGAACGAGGAGTTCGCAGACCGTGCCGGTCAGGTCCGCGATATCGGCGTCAAGGTCGCGATGCTGCAGTCGACGTTCGTGTCCTCGCTGACTCTGGTCTCCGCCCTGGCGCTGGCTCTCGTCTACGGCGTCGGCGGTGCACAGGCCGTCGTCGGCAACCTCAACGCCGGTCAGGTTGTGACCCTGGCACTGCTGCTGACCCGGCTCTACACGCCGCTGACGATGCTCGCCAACGCGCGCCTGGACATCCAGAGCGCAGTGGTGTCATTCCAGCGGGTATTCGAGATCCTCGACCTCGTGCCCTACTTCAAGGAACCGTCGCAGCCGAAGGCTCTGCCAGCCGGTGGGTTGGATGTGCAGTTCGATCACGTCGACTTCGCCTACCCCAGCGCCTCGCAGGTCAGCCTGGCCAGCCTCGAAGACGTCTCCGTGCTCGACACCCGCGGCGGCGATCAGGTTCTCCACGATCTGAGCTTCACGATCCCCGCCGGGCACACCGTTGCCCTCGTCGGATCCTCGGGTGCGGGAAAGTCGACGATCGCGTCACTGCTGCCGCGGCTCTACGACGTCACCGGCGGCACGATCACCATCGGCGGAGTCGATGTTCGCGATCTGTCGTTCGCCGATCTGCGCGAGGCCGTCGGCGTCGTCACCCAGGACGGTCATGTCTTCCACGAGTCGATCCGCGCCAACCTGGCGCTGGTCAATCCCGATGCCACCGAGGAGCAGATGCTCGATGCCATCGAACGGGCACAGTTGAGGAGCGTCATCGATGCGCTTCCCGATGGACTGGACACCGTCGTCGGCGAACGCGGGTACCGACTCTCCGGAGGCGAACGTCAGCGCCTGACCATCGCCCGGATGCTGCTGGCGTCTCCGGAGATCGTCGTGCTCGATGAGGCCACCTCGGCGCTGGATTCGACGAATGAGGCCGCGATCCAGCGTGCCCTGGCCCAGGCGATGCACGGGCGGACGGCTATGGTCATCGCCCACCGTCTGTCGACGATCCGGCAGGCCGACACGATCCTCGTCGTCGAGGCCGGTCGCATCATCGAGAAGGGCACTCACGACGAGCTCGTCGGTCGCGGTGGCCGCTACGCCGAGCTCTACGCCACCCAGTTCGCCTCGAGCTGA
- the glmM gene encoding phosphoglucosamine mutase, translating to MSRLFGTDGVRGLANRDISAKLALQLSVAGSRVLSRGWTGEKRPFAVVGRDTRVSGEFLSAALSAGIASTGVDVLDAGMLPTPGIAQVVKDTGAAFGVVISASHNPMPDNGIKFFAAGGTKLDDAVEDEILAIFDQDWDRPTGADVGRISRYPAAADEYTEHLVRCVDADNVRPLSGLKVVVDCAHGAASIVGPAALRQAGAEVIVSAAEPDGFNINDGVGSTHLGPLQRLVVETQSDLGVAFDGDADRCLAVDSLGRVVNGDQVMGILAIGLKELGELRGNTLVTTVMSNLGLKQAMDKYGIETVQTAVGDRYVLERMLADGYALGGEQSGHVLMLDHGTTGDGVQTALHLMKRMADAKRTLADLAAEIPQLPQALVNVKGVDKNHVDHPQVAAEVAAVEAELADTGRVLLRASGTEPLIRVMVEAATEDAASAQAERLAASVKEHLAL from the coding sequence ATGTCTCGACTCTTCGGCACCGACGGAGTACGCGGACTGGCCAATCGCGATATCTCGGCCAAACTCGCGCTCCAGCTCTCGGTCGCAGGTTCACGCGTGCTCAGCCGCGGCTGGACGGGTGAGAAACGCCCATTCGCCGTGGTCGGACGTGACACGCGCGTGTCCGGCGAGTTCCTCTCCGCCGCACTGAGCGCAGGCATCGCCTCGACCGGAGTCGACGTCCTCGACGCGGGAATGCTGCCGACCCCGGGCATCGCCCAGGTCGTCAAGGACACCGGCGCCGCTTTCGGCGTCGTCATCTCCGCCTCCCACAACCCCATGCCCGACAACGGCATCAAGTTCTTCGCAGCGGGAGGCACGAAGCTCGACGACGCGGTCGAAGACGAGATCCTCGCGATCTTCGACCAGGACTGGGACCGTCCGACCGGCGCGGACGTCGGCCGCATCTCGCGCTACCCGGCCGCTGCCGACGAGTACACCGAGCATCTGGTGCGCTGTGTCGACGCCGACAACGTTCGTCCGCTGTCCGGGCTCAAGGTCGTCGTCGACTGCGCCCACGGTGCCGCGTCCATCGTCGGACCCGCCGCCCTGCGTCAGGCCGGCGCCGAGGTCATCGTCTCCGCCGCCGAACCCGACGGCTTCAACATCAACGACGGTGTGGGCTCGACTCACCTCGGACCGCTGCAGCGCCTCGTCGTCGAGACCCAGTCCGATCTGGGTGTGGCCTTCGACGGTGACGCTGACCGCTGCCTGGCCGTGGATTCGCTGGGGCGGGTCGTCAATGGTGACCAGGTCATGGGCATACTGGCGATCGGGCTCAAGGAGCTCGGTGAACTGCGCGGCAACACCCTGGTCACGACCGTCATGTCGAACCTGGGTCTGAAGCAGGCGATGGACAAATACGGCATCGAGACCGTGCAGACCGCTGTCGGCGACCGGTATGTGCTCGAGCGGATGCTCGCCGACGGGTATGCGCTCGGCGGGGAGCAGTCCGGACACGTGCTCATGCTCGATCACGGCACCACCGGCGACGGAGTGCAGACCGCCCTGCACCTGATGAAGCGGATGGCCGACGCCAAGCGGACTCTGGCCGACCTCGCCGCGGAGATCCCGCAGCTGCCGCAGGCACTCGTCAACGTCAAGGGCGTGGACAAGAACCACGTCGATCACCCGCAGGTCGCTGCCGAGGTGGCTGCAGTCGAGGCCGAACTCGCCGACACCGGTCGCGTGCTGCTGCGTGCCTCGGGCACCGAGCCGCTGATCCGCGTCATGGTCGAAGCCGCCACCGAGGATGCCGCCTCCGCCCAGGCCGAGCGCCTGGCCGCGTCGGTCAAGGAGCACCTCGCGCTGTAG
- the rpsI gene encoding 30S ribosomal protein S9, which produces MADTTNATETVEEEITEYTSETPASAGLGESTAGGRGQSLTAPGNGVGRRKQAIARVRLVPGTGEWTINGRTLEEYFPNKLHQQLVNEPFTLLDLGGRFDVIVRISGGGPSGQAGAVRLGVARSLNQIDAESNRAELKKAGYLSRDARVPERKKAGLKKARKAPQFSKR; this is translated from the coding sequence GTGGCTGATACCACCAACGCGACAGAAACTGTCGAAGAAGAGATCACCGAATACACTTCCGAGACTCCCGCATCCGCTGGCCTGGGCGAAAGCACCGCTGGTGGACGTGGACAGTCCCTGACCGCTCCCGGCAACGGAGTCGGCCGCCGCAAGCAGGCAATTGCTCGTGTGCGCCTCGTCCCCGGCACCGGTGAGTGGACCATCAACGGGCGTACTCTCGAAGAGTACTTCCCGAACAAGCTGCACCAGCAGCTCGTCAACGAGCCCTTCACCCTGCTGGACCTGGGCGGACGTTTCGACGTCATCGTCCGGATCTCCGGCGGTGGACCCTCCGGCCAGGCCGGCGCCGTCCGCCTTGGCGTGGCTCGTTCGCTCAACCAGATCGACGCGGAGTCCAACCGCGCCGAGCTGAAGAAGGCCGGTTACCTCAGCCGCGATGCTCGCGTTCCTGAGCGCAAGAAGGCCGGTCTCAAGAAGGCCCGCAAGGCACCTCAGTTCTCGAAGCGCTGA
- the rplM gene encoding 50S ribosomal protein L13 — protein sequence MRTYTAKSGDVEHQWHVIDATDQVLGRLASQVARLLRGKHKTTFTPNTDTGDFVIIINADKVALTGAKLEKKRAYRHSGYPGGLKSVNYAELLATHPERAVEKAVAGMVPKTRLGRAQMQKLKVYAGAEHPHAAQNPQPYELSQVAQ from the coding sequence TTGCGTACGTATACAGCTAAGTCCGGTGACGTTGAGCACCAGTGGCACGTCATCGACGCCACTGACCAGGTGCTCGGTCGCCTTGCTTCGCAGGTTGCACGCCTCCTGCGCGGCAAGCACAAGACCACGTTCACCCCGAACACCGACACCGGTGACTTCGTCATCATCATCAACGCCGACAAGGTCGCGCTGACAGGTGCGAAGCTCGAGAAGAAGCGCGCTTACCGCCACTCCGGATACCCCGGCGGCCTCAAGAGCGTGAACTACGCCGAGCTCCTCGCCACCCACCCCGAGCGTGCAGTCGAAAAGGCTGTCGCCGGTATGGTCCCGAAGACTCGTCTCGGACGTGCCCAGATGCAGAAGCTGAAGGTCTATGCAGGTGCCGAGCACCCGCACGCCGCTCAGAATCCGCAGCCGTACGAACTCAGCCAGGTCGCGCAGTAA